The following is a genomic window from Trichomycterus rosablanca isolate fTriRos1 chromosome 24, fTriRos1.hap1, whole genome shotgun sequence.
AGAACTGCAGGAGTTTACGGTTCCTGGGTGGCTGCTTTGAGAGATTCACTCATTTAATTGGATGTTGAGGGTCTCCGAGGGTCTGTACACAGGTacatttcggcatttagcagaagctttttatccaaaacgacttacagtactgtgacagtatactgtctaagcaattgagggttaagggccttgctcaagagcccaacagccgTGGAGGTTGAACGAGCAacatttcgattactagtccagtaccttacccactaggctacaactccccTACATCAAGATGTCACGATGGAGGCCGGGAGATAACGTCTATGTTATTTCCAAATGATGTTGCCCTCTTGGCACATTTTGGAGTCTTTTGGCAGTCGTGTGGAATAAAAATGAAGAACCGGTTTCTTGTTTACAAGGGACAAAAACATTGAGTTTGACAAATGGGCAGTTGAGAAATGACCCAATATTTAATTGGTGCTTCGTACTGCAGCTTGTGACCACTAGACCAACATTTAACTTCTCCGTGGCTTCACCACCATCAGATTTTGACCCACATGTCTGGCGACGTGAAGCAGGCTGGGCGGTCTCACAAAGCGACACATGAGCCattgctaaggctctgggactccaacgaaccacagtgagagccattatccacaaatggagaaaactcCAAACAAAATTTCAGCAATAACGTGCTGAAGACTCATACAGGGGGTCACCAATCAACCAAaataaacatctaaagaactgcaggcctctCTCGCCTCAGTTTAGATATTTAAATGGTGCTTCGTACTGCAGATTGTGACCACTAGACCAACATTTAACTTCTCAGTGGCTTTACCACTATCAGATTTTAACCCACTGACtccctgtttgtttattatagaACCACCACAGAAATCTAATATCATGTAGAACAGAATTCACCTGAAGTCTGTCTCGTCTCTGACCCTAGGCTGACTTTGCTCGCGTGGTCCCGCGACACCATTCTAGCCAATCGTAGGCCCTCGTCCATGAGCGTTTGCTGCATGAGCTGGCGACTCCAAGTGACAGGACCAACAGTGTCGGCGAGGGGACGGGGGGACGACGAGGAAAGCGACTGATGGCCTACATctatcaacacacacaaacacacacacacacacacaaaatgggGACAAACATTATCCTTCACAACCAGAACAGTGGTGTTACATGGTACATACACGGCACGACGATCGGTGTGATGTTTACAAAAGCGACACAACAACACTTCATCAGGAGTTAAATCCAGCTCTGTACCGTGGCTCAGGCTGTCCAGACTCTCTCCCGACAGGCTGTCGTCGTCGGCCGCCGACCTGAGACTGGTGTGGATCCCTGACTCCGAACCTCTGGAGCCACGCGTCAGATTGACGCCGTCTGCATCGGGGACCTGAGGAAACAATATTTAATATCTGCAAACCTGCTAGCTAAAGAAACACCGACGGTGGAAGTTCACAACCTCGAGTTTGATTCTTTTGAGAGCGCTGCCGTCTGTGGAGTTAGTGGTGCTGTCCTCGGGGTTGGTCCTAAAATAACCGGACAAGACAGAGATTATTATTAGCCACGGCAGATTAGTATTGCAGTTTCAACTGTTCTGGTTATACATCTTAggtcaaaagtatatagacaccctACAttatcggcatttagcagacgctcttatccagagagacttacagtacttccatagtaaacatttccttactctGCTTTAAGTAGATCAAGTGTTTTGGCCACATCATTGCAAACAGGTATCAAAacagtggcaacagtttggaaaaggCGGTTTGCTGTAACAAGGCTAATTAACACATGGGTTTGGTCAGTCTGATGTGAAGGAAGGCTcaaaaaatgctcttttgagaCACACTCCAAGATCTCATGAAAAGCCTTCCCATAAGAGTGGAGGCTTGTGAGCAATGGATCCTCAACAACCTCAGGGTGAAGTGTccttatacttttggccacaaagtgtgtatttgtttctgtttctgCAGTTGCTGACCTGCTGTGTTTCAGTGTCGAGGTGTAGGCACATTCCCGCGCCACTTGTCGTGCCAGCGAGAAGAGTTCCACTCGTCTTAATAACAGGGCGTTGTCTCGTATGCAGAACTGAGCAGCCGCTTCATTGATGATCATCTGATTAGAGGAGATACGAGCAAGAACTTCAGGTTATCAGAGCTGGAACAGTGTTTCTATTCCTGATTAATAACTAAGAAATACGTTTCCGGTCTATAAATACACCTACACTGAtgttaaaaagtatttgcccccacaATTTCTTCTACTTCGACGTATTTGTCACACTGATATGGcacagatcatcaaactactaCTATTTAAAGGACAAATGCTGTTGTGTTAACTTCAGCTGGTTCAGACAGTTGGGTTCAATTTTACCAGCCACACCCCGGCATGATCACTGCCAGACCTGtcgaatctaaacatcacttaaatagaacccgTCTGGCGACGTGAAGCAGGCTGGATGGTCTCACAAAGTGGCACATAATCTATTGCTAAATCTCTGGGACTCCaacgaaccacagtgagagccattatccacaaatggtgAAAACTCGGGACAAAATTTCACCAAGAACGTGCTGAAGACTCATACAGGGGGTCATCAATCAACCAAAACAAACATgtaaagaactgcaggcctgTCTCGCCGCTTAATTGGAAAGACGCTGGGCAAAAATGGCGTCCATGGGAAAGTTGCGAGGCACAAATCAAACAGAACACAAAGCCTTGTGTCACGTTTATTAGCTGTTAATAAGGAGATAAGAAGTCAACTTAAAGTTTCTATAGGAACCCAGTGCTACAACCTGAGGAACTTCCAGGATACAAAGCTATGTagcagtgaaacatggtgttgGTTGTGTGATGGATGATGCGTGGGTGCTTTACTGTATCAGGACGAAAACCTAAACAAGCAGGTCGTGTCTGAAAACCTGCACCGTCTGATTTGAAGCAGTCCTGCAGGGGGCAAATTTTCACAGGTATGATATGGCTGAATagctttaataaaaatatattttgaatCTTGCGTTCTGTTGAGTGTACCTCGTGATAGGTGAGCTGCTTGCCCTCGCGCCTCTTGGAGTCGAAGCGGCCGTAGATGAGGCTGTACTTGCGAATCTCCTCCTCTTTGCTCTGGTCGTGCGGCTCCATGTTAAAAATGTGACCCACCGTCTTGGCCATCTTCTTATTCAGCCTGAGGAGACTTTTGACCTCGGATGTGTCCGTGTGCGGCACCGTCCTGAACAATCGTTCTACACTTTCCCCCACCGCCTTCGCCGTGTCTGCGTCCAGCTGTCCTCCGGGCCAGGGAGAGGACGCCGTGGACGAAGAAGAAGACGTGGGAGGCGTCGAGGGACCGACGGGCCTGGAATGCACTAAAAGAGGCAAAGGTGGGCTGGGCTGGTCTTCCTCTGCTCCTGCGGTTCCATCTAATTCGGGACTGAGCCAGTGAGGCTCCATGGGGGACAGTTTGTCCCTGTAAAGATGATCTGGAGGAAGCGGAGACGCCTGAGAGCATGGACTCCTGGGACTGCCGTTCTCTCGGAGCGGAGTCAGACAAGCTCCGTGATCGTCCCGGTCACAAGGGGACGCCGGCTGGCCATTGCTTAAAGACTTCCTCGAGCCAACAATGCTGTCAATCTTAAGAAGTGGGATGCCTCCGGGGGACAGGGTGGACGTCATGGGCTGGTTGAAGATGGCAGGATTGGCAGCCCAGTCACGCAAGGCTTTCTGTAAGCGTCGCACGTGTAAAGGCTTCGTGGCCATGCCGACCAGGGCCATAATCTCAAGGAATTCCTCCTCTCCGGCCTCGCATAGCTGCTGTACGTCGTCGCCGCCCTGCTGGATGAAGGTGTCGTAGTACATGAGCAGGTTGGCCCTCTGCAGCACACGGTACAGCTGCAGCTCACCCAGCGTCCGCGGCACCGACATCCTCCTGCTGCGGAAGGATAAACCAGAAGTTACGCAAATAGTGCTGCAATGCGATTTAAAAAAGTCTGCAGGACAGTGACCTGTATCCCTTCTAATTTAATCATTGCCAATTCTCTTGTAGCAAGTCTCTTGACACACACAGTTGCTTGCCACCTCTTTTCACCCGTCAGTCTCACACTGAAGCATACCCCACACTGAGAGACCATGAGCTCTACCAATACCCCGCCACTAGggcagacagcagaggtcgcaattgtaCATCAGCAGTGAAGCCCAGTCAACCAGATTagattttattcatatttttatt
Proteins encoded in this region:
- the nab2 gene encoding NGFI-A-binding protein 2; this encodes MSVPRTLGELQLYRVLQRANLLMYYDTFIQQGGDDVQQLCEAGEEEFLEIMALVGMATKPLHVRRLQKALRDWAANPAIFNQPMTSTLSPGGIPLLKIDSIVGSRKSLSNGQPASPCDRDDHGACLTPLRENGSPRSPCSQASPLPPDHLYRDKLSPMEPHWLSPELDGTAGAEEDQPSPPLPLLVHSRPVGPSTPPTSSSSSTASSPWPGGQLDADTAKAVGESVERLFRTVPHTDTSEVKSLLRLNKKMAKTVGHIFNMEPHDQSKEEEIRKYSLIYGRFDSKRREGKQLTYHEMIINEAAAQFCIRDNALLLRRVELFSLARQVARECAYTSTLKHSRTNPEDSTTNSTDGSALKRIKLEVPDADGVNLTRGSRGSESGIHTSLRSAADDDSLSGESLDSLSHDVGHQSLSSSSPRPLADTVGPVTWSRQLMQQTLMDEGLRLARMVSRDHASKVSLGSETRQTSELEGRVSERRGVNATHRNISPAKDDPY